In the Euzebya rosea genome, one interval contains:
- a CDS encoding ROK family protein, with translation MRQQNLSTVLGQVHRAGQLSRAALTTSTGLNRSTIRTLVAELEQRHLVVEGDAVVTGSPGRPSPVVAARGDGAVVLAADVKVSRIVFAVVGLGGTVHRRVEVPLTADSRGVAATLDHIVELIGAALADAPDLHLVGLGVSVAGIVRVADGFVHLAPNLGWTDVPLGDLLASRLAEELGLADLDVVVGNEADLGALAEHIRGAGSGTRDMVYVSGEIGVGGGVVVDGRPLVGRSGYAGEIGHMVVNPDGLPCHCGSLGCWETEIGQRALLRHMGWADGGDHEAVEAIMREAAAGSQRALDAFAQVGTWLGIGLASLINILNPQRVVLGGVFARAFSYLIDAARIEVDRRSLGPARAVTAITPATLGEDSSLIGAAELALTPVLADPTLVALHDDVDVAATAS, from the coding sequence GTGCGTCAGCAGAACCTGAGCACGGTACTCGGACAGGTCCACCGCGCAGGGCAGCTGTCCCGCGCGGCGTTGACGACATCGACCGGGCTGAACCGTTCGACGATCCGAACCCTCGTCGCCGAGCTCGAGCAGCGCCACCTGGTCGTCGAGGGGGACGCGGTCGTCACCGGCTCGCCCGGGCGTCCCTCCCCGGTCGTCGCGGCCCGCGGTGACGGGGCGGTGGTTCTGGCGGCGGACGTGAAGGTCTCCCGGATCGTCTTCGCCGTGGTCGGCCTCGGTGGGACCGTCCACCGCCGGGTCGAGGTCCCGCTCACCGCCGACAGCCGCGGTGTCGCCGCGACCCTCGACCACATCGTCGAGCTCATCGGCGCCGCGCTCGCCGACGCCCCCGACCTGCACCTGGTCGGGCTCGGCGTCTCCGTGGCGGGCATCGTCCGGGTGGCCGACGGGTTCGTCCACCTCGCCCCGAACCTGGGCTGGACCGACGTGCCCCTCGGGGACCTGCTCGCCAGCCGGCTCGCCGAGGAGCTCGGGCTGGCCGACCTCGACGTGGTCGTCGGCAACGAGGCCGACCTGGGCGCCCTGGCCGAGCACATCCGGGGCGCCGGCAGCGGCACCCGCGACATGGTCTACGTCTCCGGCGAGATCGGCGTCGGCGGCGGGGTGGTCGTCGACGGACGTCCCCTCGTCGGCCGCAGCGGCTACGCCGGCGAGATCGGACACATGGTCGTCAACCCCGACGGCCTGCCCTGCCACTGCGGCTCCCTGGGATGCTGGGAGACCGAGATCGGCCAGCGAGCGCTGCTGCGCCACATGGGCTGGGCCGACGGTGGTGACCACGAGGCCGTCGAGGCGATCATGCGCGAAGCCGCGGCCGGCAGCCAGCGGGCGCTCGACGCCTTCGCCCAGGTGGGTACGTGGCTCGGCATCGGGCTGGCCAGTCTCATCAACATCCTCAACCCGCAGCGAGTGGTGCTCGGCGGGGTATTCGCCCGGGCCTTCTCCTACCTGATCGACGCCGCCCGGATCGAGGTCGACCGCCGGTCCCTCGGGCCGGCCCGTGCGGTCACGGCCATCACCCCAGCCACGCTCGGCGAGGACTCCTCGTTGATCGGTGCGGCCGAGCTGGCGCTCACCCCGGTCCTGGCCGACCCGACCCTGGTCGCCCTGCACGACGACGTCGATGTCGCCGCCACGGCGTCCTGA